In Pseudomonas sp. ADAK2, the genomic window TTGTTGAGTGCTCGCTGGAGCATTTAAGTCGTCCCGAATTTGATCCACTCACCTTACTCAGCCGCCAACGGCCTAGCAGGTGCAGCCAAAACCCAACAGCAAATAGGAGAGCGCCATGCGCCCTGTCATTTTGCGTCGTGGTCTGGTCGCCCTGTTTGTGGCGGCTGTGTCCTTCGGCGTTATTTCTCAAGCACAAGCCGAGACCCTTCGGATCGGTTATCAAAAGTACGGCACCCTGGTGCTGCTCAAGGCCAAGGGCACCCTGGAAAAACGCCTCGCCGCCCAAGGCGTCGACGTGCAATGGACTGAATTCCCGGGCGGGCCGCAACTGCTGGAAGGCCTGAACGTCGGCTCGATCGACTTCGGCGTCACCGGCGAAACTCCGCCAGTCTTCGCCCAGGCCGCCGGTGCCGATCTGCTCTACGTCGCCTACGAACCGCCAGCGCCGCACAGCGAAGCGATCCTGGTGCCGAAAGACTCACCGATCAAATCGGTGGCGGAGCTCAAGGGCAAGAAAGTCGTCCTGAACAAAGGCTCCAACGTCCACTACCTGCTGGTCCGCGCGCTCGAAGACGCCGGCCTCAAATACACCGATATCCAGACCGTATTTCTGCCACCCGCCGATGCCCGCGCCGCGTTCGAACGTGGCAGCGTCGATGCCTGGGTAATCTGGGACCCGTACCAGGCTGCCGCCGAACAGCAATTGCAAGCGCGCACCCTGCGCGATGGCCAGGGCATCGTCGACAACCATCAGTTCTACCTGGCGACCAAGCCGTACGCGCAGAAAAATCCCGAGGTGATCAAGACCCTCGTCGAAGAAGTGCGCGCCGTCGGCGAATGGTCCAAGGCCAACCCGCAAGACGTGACCCAACAAGTCTCGCCACTGCTCGGCCTGCCGGCAGACATCACCCTGACTTCGGTGAAACGCCAAGGCTACGGCGCGCTGTTCCTCACGCCTGAGGTGGTGGCCGCGCAGCAGAAAATCGCCGACAGCTTCTACCAACTCAAGCTGATTCCCAAGCCGCTGAGCATCAAAGACGTGATCTGGACGCCACCGGCAGCCGTTGCCAAAGCGCAGTAATTCGATTCCCTAAGGAGACCACTCCATGAGCCTCAATATTTTCTGGTTCCTGCCTACCCACGGCGACGGCCATTACCTTGGCACCGCCGAAGGCGCTCGCGCCGTTGACCACGGTTACCTGCAACAGATCGCTCAGGCGGCGGATCGCCTGGGCTTCGGCGGGGTGTTGATTCCGACCGGCCGTTCTTGCGAAGACTCGTGGCTGGTGGCCGCGTCGCTGATCCCGGTGACCCAGCGTCTGAAGTTTCTTGTCGCCCTGCGCCCCGGGATCATTTCCCCGACGGTGGCGGCGCGGCAGGCAGCGACCCTGGATCGTCTGTCCGGCGGCCGGGCGTTGTTCAACCTGGTGACCGGTGGTGATCCGGATGAATTGGCCGGCGACGGTTTATTCCTCAGCCACGAAGAGCGTTATCAAGCCTCGGTGGAATTCACCCGCATCTGGCGCCGCGTGCTCGAAGGCGAAACCGT contains:
- a CDS encoding sulfonate ABC transporter substrate-binding protein; amino-acid sequence: MRPVILRRGLVALFVAAVSFGVISQAQAETLRIGYQKYGTLVLLKAKGTLEKRLAAQGVDVQWTEFPGGPQLLEGLNVGSIDFGVTGETPPVFAQAAGADLLYVAYEPPAPHSEAILVPKDSPIKSVAELKGKKVVLNKGSNVHYLLVRALEDAGLKYTDIQTVFLPPADARAAFERGSVDAWVIWDPYQAAAEQQLQARTLRDGQGIVDNHQFYLATKPYAQKNPEVIKTLVEEVRAVGEWSKANPQDVTQQVSPLLGLPADITLTSVKRQGYGALFLTPEVVAAQQKIADSFYQLKLIPKPLSIKDVIWTPPAAVAKAQ